In the genome of Bradyrhizobium arachidis, one region contains:
- a CDS encoding SDR family oxidoreductase, with the protein MDLHLRGKRVLITGASKGIGAAAAEAFAEEGAHLLLAARSGDQLKALAERLRSAHQIDAATSVVDLRKAEDVGRLASEAADIDILVNNAGDIPGGSIDKIDEATWRHAWELKVFGYINLTRQIYAQMKARGGGVIVNDIGAAGEKFDANYICGSAGNAALMAFTRALGGKSLADNIRVVGINPGPVGTDRHVTLLKTRAKHQFGDESRYKEFQKSLPLGRPAHAREIGDLMAFLASDRAGYTSGVIYTVDGGISAGWG; encoded by the coding sequence ATGGATCTGCATCTGCGTGGCAAACGCGTCCTGATCACAGGCGCGTCCAAGGGCATTGGCGCAGCCGCCGCCGAGGCTTTCGCTGAAGAAGGCGCGCACCTCCTGCTCGCCGCCCGCAGCGGCGACCAGCTCAAGGCGCTGGCGGAGCGCCTGCGTTCTGCGCACCAGATCGACGCCGCGACCAGTGTCGTGGACCTGCGCAAGGCCGAGGACGTTGGGCGGCTCGCCAGCGAAGCCGCCGACATCGATATCCTTGTCAACAATGCCGGCGACATTCCAGGCGGCTCGATCGACAAGATCGACGAGGCGACCTGGCGCCACGCCTGGGAATTGAAAGTGTTCGGCTACATCAACCTGACGCGGCAGATCTACGCGCAGATGAAGGCCAGGGGCGGCGGCGTCATCGTCAATGACATTGGTGCCGCCGGCGAGAAGTTCGATGCCAACTACATCTGCGGCAGCGCCGGCAATGCCGCGCTGATGGCCTTCACCCGTGCGCTCGGGGGAAAAAGCCTCGCCGACAACATTCGCGTGGTCGGCATCAATCCCGGCCCGGTCGGCACCGACCGCCACGTCACCCTGCTCAAGACCCGCGCAAAGCACCAGTTCGGCGACGAGAGCCGCTACAAGGAATTCCAGAAGAGCCTCCCGCTCGGCCGGCCTGCGCATGCGCGCGAGATCGGCGATCTCATGGCGTTCCTGGCGTCGGATCGCGCGGGCTATACGTCCGGCGTGATCTACACGGTGGACGGCGGCATCAGCGCGGGATGGGGTTAA
- a CDS encoding amino acid ABC transporter permease: MTSDTPRPPPRRRLFGAWGPRELKGLFWQVLVVGIAVAVIAFLWSNTVTNLSARRITTGFAFLGREAGMPIADSLLPYSPRDTYLWAFVVGVANTLRVAVIGIVLATIVGTLIGISRLSANWLLSRLAAVYVETLRDIPLLLQLLFWYVLMQALPAARAAWRPVEGVFLSNRGLILPAIPVGLPQLWVLGTAVLGLALFYLIRRRLIAEQMRDGKPRPAWPFAIGLIVALPVAVSLVLGVSWTIEWPQLRGFNFVGGLTLAPEYFALLIALVTYTSAFIAEIVRSGIQSVPRGQWDAANALGLRRSFMLRQIILPQALRVIVPPMTSQYLNLTKNSSLAVAIGYQDVVSVANTTLNQTGQAIEAIALIMAVFLTISLSISFFMNWYNARIALVER, from the coding sequence GTGACATCAGACACGCCAAGACCGCCGCCGCGCCGCCGCCTGTTCGGTGCGTGGGGCCCCCGCGAGCTGAAGGGCCTGTTCTGGCAGGTGCTGGTGGTCGGGATCGCGGTCGCGGTCATCGCCTTCCTCTGGTCCAACACCGTCACCAATCTGTCGGCGCGCCGCATCACCACAGGCTTTGCCTTCCTCGGCCGCGAGGCCGGCATGCCCATCGCCGACAGCCTGCTCCCCTATAGTCCTAGGGATACCTATCTCTGGGCGTTCGTCGTCGGCGTTGCCAACACCCTGCGCGTCGCCGTGATCGGCATCGTGCTCGCCACCATCGTGGGCACGCTGATCGGCATCTCCAGGCTATCGGCGAATTGGCTGCTGTCGCGGCTTGCCGCCGTCTATGTCGAAACGCTGCGCGACATTCCGCTGCTGCTCCAGCTCCTGTTCTGGTACGTGCTGATGCAGGCGCTGCCGGCCGCGCGCGCAGCGTGGCGGCCGGTCGAGGGTGTGTTCCTGTCCAATCGCGGCCTGATCCTGCCGGCCATCCCGGTTGGTTTGCCGCAGCTCTGGGTGCTCGGCACGGCCGTGCTTGGGCTAGCCCTATTCTATCTGATCCGGCGACGGTTGATCGCGGAGCAGATGCGCGACGGCAAACCGCGGCCGGCTTGGCCGTTTGCGATTGGCCTCATCGTCGCGCTGCCTGTGGCCGTCTCGCTGGTGCTCGGCGTATCCTGGACCATCGAATGGCCGCAGCTGCGCGGCTTCAATTTCGTCGGCGGGCTCACGCTCGCGCCGGAATATTTCGCGCTGCTGATCGCGCTCGTCACCTACACCTCGGCGTTCATCGCCGAGATCGTGCGCAGCGGCATCCAGTCGGTGCCGCGCGGGCAGTGGGATGCCGCCAATGCGCTGGGCCTGCGCCGCAGCTTCATGCTGCGGCAGATCATCCTGCCGCAGGCGCTGCGCGTCATCGTGCCGCCGATGACGAGCCAGTATCTCAATCTCACCAAGAACTCCTCGCTCGCGGTCGCGATCGGGTACCAGGACGTGGTCTCGGTCGCCAACACCACGTTGAACCAGACCGGGCAGGCAATCGAGGCGATCGCGCTGATCATGGCGGTGTTTTTGACCATCAGCCTGTCCATCAGCTTCTTCATGAACTGGTACAATGCGCGCATCGCGCTGGTGGAGCGCTGA
- a CDS encoding MurR/RpiR family transcriptional regulator — translation MAEPAKSSPLSELRIALPSLPLRLQEVGRFVAANDYDATTRSMRDLAAEAGADPAAFTRLAKAIGYSGWDELRAALTEARRPSQTSPFSARAKGRRHGPNADVALVIDKLAAEGAGLPRIPAQPIVAAARALHDAKRIWIAGYRSCRSVAELLNYELRLFRPEQVQLVGASGPDDLDLGAFRPGEAVIVVGFLPYTNASVRVAQAAHRAGATLIAIADSLSAPMAEGADQVLLFEAASSPGFFPSLTGAIAIAQSLAAVTFSLGGTAAKKRLEHTEARLAAASTYVSEKG, via the coding sequence ATGGCCGAGCCCGCGAAATCCTCGCCGCTGAGCGAACTGCGTATCGCATTGCCATCGCTTCCCCTGCGCCTGCAGGAGGTCGGCCGCTTCGTCGCCGCCAATGATTACGACGCCACCACCCGTTCGATGCGCGATCTGGCCGCCGAAGCCGGCGCCGATCCCGCCGCGTTCACGCGGCTTGCCAAGGCGATCGGCTATTCCGGCTGGGACGAGCTCCGCGCGGCGCTGACCGAAGCGCGGCGGCCGTCACAGACCTCGCCGTTCTCCGCCAGGGCGAAGGGCCGGCGTCATGGCCCCAACGCCGATGTCGCGCTCGTCATCGACAAGCTCGCGGCCGAAGGCGCCGGCCTGCCACGCATTCCGGCGCAGCCGATTGTGGCCGCAGCCCGCGCGCTGCACGACGCCAAGCGGATCTGGATCGCCGGCTACCGCAGCTGCCGCAGCGTCGCTGAGCTGTTGAACTACGAACTGCGGCTGTTCCGCCCGGAGCAGGTACAGCTCGTCGGCGCGTCCGGACCCGACGATCTCGATCTCGGCGCCTTCCGTCCCGGCGAAGCCGTCATCGTCGTCGGCTTTCTGCCCTACACGAACGCGAGCGTGCGCGTCGCGCAAGCCGCCCATCGCGCCGGCGCAACGCTGATCGCGATCGCGGACAGCCTCTCGGCACCGATGGCCGAGGGCGCCGACCAGGTGCTGCTGTTCGAGGCGGCCTCCTCGCCCGGCTTCTTCCCCAGCCTCACCGGCGCCATCGCGATCGCGCAGTCGCTCGCCGCGGTGACGTTCTCGCTCGGCGGCACCGCCGCGAAGAAGCGACTGGAACATACCGAGGCGCGGCTCGCCGCTGCCTCCACCTACGTCTCAGAGAAAGGTTGA
- a CDS encoding tartrate dehydrogenase produces the protein MSKKQYRIAVIPGDGIGKEVMPEGLRVLEAAAKKHGVALQFDHFDFSSWDYYEKHGQMMPGDWKEKIGKHDAIYFGAVGWPAKIPDHVSLWGSLIKFRREFDQYVNLRPVRLMPGVPSPLANRKPGDIDFWVVRENTEGEYSSVGGRMFPDTDREFVTQQTVMTRTGVDRILKFAFELAQSRPKKHLTSATKSNGISITMPYWDERVEAMAKKFPGVKWDKYHIDILTANFVLHPDWFDVVVGSNLFGDILSDLGPACTGTIGIAPSGNINPEGDFPSVFEPVHGSAPDIAGQGVANPIGMIWSGAMMLEHLGEKVAGKSIVEAIERTLAERTLRTKDLGGNADTTACGKAVADMVD, from the coding sequence ATGAGCAAGAAACAATACCGGATCGCAGTCATTCCCGGTGACGGCATCGGCAAGGAAGTGATGCCCGAAGGCCTGCGCGTTCTGGAGGCAGCGGCGAAGAAGCACGGCGTCGCGCTGCAATTCGATCATTTCGACTTCTCGTCCTGGGACTATTACGAGAAGCACGGCCAGATGATGCCCGGCGACTGGAAGGAGAAGATCGGCAAGCACGATGCGATCTACTTCGGCGCGGTCGGCTGGCCGGCCAAGATTCCGGATCACGTCTCCCTGTGGGGCTCGCTGATCAAGTTTCGCCGCGAGTTCGATCAGTACGTGAATTTGCGCCCGGTGCGCCTGATGCCCGGCGTGCCGTCGCCGCTGGCGAACCGCAAGCCTGGCGACATCGATTTCTGGGTGGTGCGCGAGAACACCGAAGGCGAGTATTCCTCGGTCGGCGGCCGCATGTTCCCGGACACCGACCGCGAATTTGTGACGCAGCAGACGGTGATGACCCGCACCGGCGTCGACCGCATCCTGAAGTTCGCCTTCGAGCTCGCGCAGTCGCGGCCGAAGAAGCATTTGACCTCGGCGACCAAGTCCAACGGCATCTCCATCACCATGCCCTATTGGGACGAGCGCGTGGAGGCGATGGCCAAGAAGTTTCCGGGCGTGAAGTGGGACAAGTACCACATCGACATTCTCACCGCGAACTTCGTGCTGCATCCGGACTGGTTCGACGTCGTGGTCGGCTCGAACCTGTTCGGCGACATCCTGTCCGATCTCGGCCCGGCCTGCACCGGCACCATCGGCATCGCGCCGTCGGGCAACATCAATCCCGAGGGCGATTTCCCGTCGGTGTTCGAGCCGGTGCACGGCTCGGCGCCTGATATCGCAGGGCAGGGCGTCGCCAACCCGATCGGCATGATCTGGTCGGGCGCGATGATGCTCGAGCATCTCGGCGAGAAGGTCGCCGGCAAGTCGATCGTCGAGGCGATCGAGCGCACGCTGGCCGAACGCACGTTGCGGACCAAGGATCTCGGCGGCAACGCCGACACCACGGCCTGCGGCAAGGCGGTCGCGGACATGGTGGATTGA
- a CDS encoding amino acid ABC transporter permease: MTAITDIPDAPRAARRPQAGNPVLRWLRTNLFSSIPNGILTVVLLALLAKGIFSFVQWGIANAVWLAPANDSSACRAARGIGACWAIIPEKYRFILFGTYPFDEQWRPALSVLLFIALYYLSTRRVLWRRELVYLWIGALALISVLMWGGVFGLSFVSQDRWGGLPVTLILATFGLAFGFPLGILVALGRRSKLPAIRSLSVLYVELIRGVPLVSLLFMASVMFPLFMPAGFNIDKLLRAQIAIILFAGAYLAEVIRGGLQAVPRGQYEAADALGLSYWRKHRLIILPQAIRHVIPPLVNTFIAFFKDTSLVLIIGIFDLLTTAKTAIIDPAWQQFSVEVYIFVAAIYFVFCFAMSRYSRSLEAHTASR; this comes from the coding sequence ATGACCGCGATCACCGACATCCCCGATGCACCACGTGCAGCCCGGCGTCCGCAAGCCGGTAACCCGGTGCTGCGCTGGCTGCGCACCAACCTGTTCTCGTCGATCCCGAACGGCATCCTCACGGTCGTGCTGCTGGCGCTGCTCGCCAAGGGCATCTTCAGCTTCGTGCAATGGGGTATCGCGAATGCGGTCTGGCTGGCGCCGGCCAATGACTCCAGCGCCTGTCGTGCCGCGCGTGGCATCGGCGCCTGCTGGGCGATCATCCCCGAAAAATACCGCTTCATCCTGTTCGGCACCTATCCGTTCGACGAGCAGTGGCGGCCGGCGCTGTCGGTGCTGCTGTTCATCGCGCTGTATTATCTCTCGACCCGTCGCGTCCTCTGGCGGCGCGAGCTGGTCTATCTCTGGATCGGGGCACTGGCCCTGATCAGCGTGCTGATGTGGGGCGGGGTGTTCGGGCTCTCCTTCGTCTCGCAGGACCGCTGGGGCGGCCTGCCGGTGACGTTGATCCTGGCGACGTTCGGGTTGGCGTTCGGCTTTCCGCTCGGCATCCTGGTCGCGCTCGGCCGGCGTTCGAAACTGCCGGCGATCCGCTCGCTCAGCGTGCTCTATGTCGAGCTGATCCGCGGCGTGCCGCTGGTGAGCCTCTTGTTCATGGCGAGCGTGATGTTTCCGCTGTTCATGCCTGCCGGCTTCAACATCGACAAGCTCTTGCGAGCGCAGATCGCGATCATCCTGTTCGCGGGCGCGTACCTCGCCGAAGTCATTCGCGGCGGCCTCCAGGCCGTGCCGCGCGGGCAGTATGAAGCGGCGGATGCGCTGGGGTTGTCCTATTGGCGCAAGCACCGGCTGATCATCCTGCCGCAGGCGATCCGCCACGTCATCCCGCCGTTGGTCAACACCTTCATCGCCTTCTTCAAGGACACCAGTCTCGTCCTGATCATCGGCATCTTCGACCTGCTGACCACAGCGAAAACCGCGATCATCGATCCGGCCTGGCAGCAGTTTTCCGTGGAAGTCTACATCTTCGTTGCCGCGATCTATTTCGTATTTTGCTTCGCGATGTCGCGCTACAGCCGGAGCCTCGAGGCTCACACCGCTTCGAGGTAA
- a CDS encoding amidase — MSQDLIRDTACTVVDKLRSGDVSPLELLDVVEKRVREVDGKVNALPTLCFDRARDNAKALMQKPAGARGLLAGLPVPIKDLTDVAGVLNTQGSPIFKDNIPATSDLMVENLEANGAVVYAKSNTPEFGAGANTFNEVFGATLNPWDTSRSAAGSSGGAAVALATGMAWLAQGSDMGGSLRSPAAFCGVVGMRPSIGRVAHTPKSAIDRNLGVVGPMARNVEDLALLLDAMSGDYAADPLSLPAPLTSFLSAAQSGKRPKRIAYSPDLGITPVDPEVKAITRKAAERFAEAGAIVEEAHPDWREAHECFHVLRAFDFAITKANLLRTKRDLLKPEVIWNIEEGLKLTVEQLARAEAQRVGMTARAIEFFKTYDLLLTPTTIVPPFPIEHRYVAECAGKKFENYVEWLGIVYAITLACCPSLSLPCGFTASGLPVGVQVVGAPRADAQVLAGAKVLEDILGLRGTTPIDPKVKA; from the coding sequence TTGTCTCAAGACCTGATCCGCGACACCGCCTGCACCGTCGTCGACAAGCTGCGTTCGGGCGATGTCTCGCCGCTCGAGCTGCTGGATGTGGTGGAGAAGCGCGTCAGGGAGGTCGACGGCAAGGTCAACGCGCTGCCGACGCTGTGCTTCGATCGCGCGCGCGACAATGCCAAGGCGTTGATGCAGAAGCCGGCCGGCGCGCGGGGGCTGCTCGCCGGCCTGCCGGTTCCGATCAAGGACCTGACCGACGTCGCGGGCGTCCTGAACACCCAGGGCTCGCCGATCTTCAAGGATAACATCCCCGCAACGTCCGACCTCATGGTCGAGAACCTCGAGGCCAACGGCGCGGTGGTCTACGCCAAATCCAACACGCCGGAATTCGGTGCCGGCGCCAACACCTTCAACGAGGTGTTCGGCGCGACGCTCAATCCCTGGGATACGTCAAGGTCGGCGGCCGGCTCGTCCGGCGGCGCCGCCGTGGCGCTCGCCACCGGCATGGCCTGGCTCGCGCAGGGCTCCGACATGGGCGGCAGCTTGCGCAGCCCGGCGGCATTCTGCGGCGTCGTCGGCATGCGGCCGAGCATCGGCCGCGTCGCGCATACCCCGAAATCGGCGATCGACCGCAATCTCGGGGTGGTCGGCCCGATGGCGCGCAACGTCGAGGATCTCGCGCTGCTGCTCGACGCCATGAGCGGTGATTATGCCGCCGACCCACTGTCGCTGCCGGCGCCCCTGACCTCGTTCCTGTCCGCCGCGCAGTCGGGCAAGAGACCGAAGCGCATCGCCTATTCGCCCGATCTCGGCATCACGCCGGTTGATCCCGAGGTGAAGGCGATCACGCGCAAGGCAGCGGAGCGTTTTGCCGAAGCCGGCGCCATCGTCGAGGAGGCGCATCCGGATTGGCGCGAGGCGCATGAATGCTTCCACGTGTTGCGCGCTTTCGATTTTGCGATCACCAAGGCCAACCTGCTGCGCACCAAGCGCGACCTGCTCAAGCCGGAGGTGATCTGGAACATCGAGGAAGGCCTCAAGCTCACGGTCGAGCAGCTCGCGCGCGCCGAAGCGCAGCGCGTCGGCATGACCGCACGCGCCATCGAGTTCTTCAAGACCTATGACCTGTTGCTGACGCCCACGACCATCGTGCCGCCCTTCCCGATCGAGCACCGCTATGTCGCCGAATGCGCCGGCAAGAAGTTCGAGAACTACGTCGAATGGCTCGGCATCGTCTACGCGATCACGCTTGCCTGCTGCCCGTCGCTATCGCTGCCCTGCGGCTTCACCGCCTCGGGCCTGCCGGTCGGCGTGCAGGTCGTCGGCGCCCCGCGCGCGGATGCGCAGGTGCTCGCCGGCGCAAAGGTGCTGGAGGACATTCTGGGCCTTCGCGGCACCACGCCGATTGACCCGAAGGTCAAGGCATGA